CACGCCCGATACGGCTGACGCGCCGGGCGTGCGGGTCTACCTGAAGGAATTTTTGTCGGACCCCCGCGTCATCGAGGACCAGGGCCTGGTCTGGAAGTTCGTGCTGAACGGCATCATCCTGCGTCGCCGGCCGCACACCAAGGCGCTGGACTATCGCAAGATTTGGAACAACGAGCAGAACGAGTCGCCGCTGAAGACGATCACGCGGTCGCAGAGCGACAAGCTCGCCTCCGCATTGTCGGACAGCGGGCATGTCGTGGTGGACTGGGCCATGCGCTACGGCAATCCCTCGATCCGCTCCGGCATCGAGGCGCTGATCGCGAAGGGATGCGAGCGCGTCCTCGCCGTCCCGCTCTATCCGCAATATTCCGCCTCGACGTCGGCGACTGTCTGCGACGAGGTGTTCCGCGTGCTCTCCCGCCTGCGCGCGCAACCGACGCTGCGGGTGACGCCGCCTTATTATGAGGACGAGGCCTATATCGAGGCGCTCGCGACCTCGATCGAGGCGCATCTGGCCACGCTACCGTTCAAGCCGGAGCTGATCGTCGCCTCCTTCCACGGCATGCCGAAAGCCTATGTCGACAAGGGCGATCCCTATCAGGCCCATTGCATCGCCACGACCGAGGCGCTGCGCCGCCGGCTCGGGATGGGCGCGTCAAAGCTGCTGCTCACCTTCCAGTCGCGCTTCGGCAATGACGAGTGGCTCCAGCCCTACACCGACAAGACGATGGAGCGGCTCGCCAAGGAGGGCGTGCGCCGCATCGCGGTGGTGACGCCGGGCTTTGCGGCCGACTGTCTGGAGACGCTGGAGGAGATCGCGCAGGAGAACGCTGAAATCTTCAAGCACAATGGCGGCGAGCAGTTTGCCGCGATTCCCTGCCTCAACGACAGCGAGGCCGGCATGGAGGTGATCCGCACCCTGGTGCTGCGCGAGCTTCAGGGTTGGATCTGACCCCATGAACCGTCGCGAGGTCTTGGCGCTTCTCGGGACGATCACCGCGCTGCCGCGCGCAGCCCTGGCGCAGCAGCCGAACACGACGCGCCGGCTCGGCGTGCTCTCGGTCACGGCCGACGACGATGCGGCCGGGCAGACGCGCAGCGCCATCCTGGTCGAGGCGCTGGCCGCCCATGGCTGGAAGGAGCAGGCCAATCTTCGAATCGACTGGCGCAGTGGCGGCGGCGACCGGGAGCGGATCGCGCGGCTCGCCGACGAGCTGGTCGCGCTCAAGCCCGACATCCTGCTCGCGGTCGGCACGCCCTCGGTCGAGGAGCTGCACAGGCGCACGGCGACGACGCCGATCGTGTTCGCGGTGGTCACCGACCCCGTCAGCCAGGGCTTCGTCAAAAACCTCGCGCGTCCCGGCGGCAACATCACCGGCTTCACCGACTATGACGGCCCCATGGCCGGCAAATGGCTGGAGATGCTGACGCAGATCACGCCGAAGGTCTCCCGCGCCCTCGTCGTCTACAATCCCGCGACCGCGCCGTTCGCCGGCCTCATGTTGCAGACGATCGAGGACGCAGGCCGCTCGCTTCGTGTGACTGTCGAGGCCGCCCCGTTACATGATGCCGCCTCGATCGCGGCGCTAGCCTCACGCAGGGACGGCGGCCTGTTGGTGCTGCCCGACTTCTTCACCATGGCCAACCGGGCGCATCTGCTCGCGGCAATCACTGAAGCGCGCGTCCCTGCGGTGTTCTGGAGCACCACCTTCGTCGCGGAGGGCGGGCTGATGTCCTACAGCACCGACAGCGCCGAGCAGGTGCGCCGTGCCGCATCCTATATCGATCGCATCCTCAGGGGTGCGCAGCCCGCCGACCTTCCGGTCCAGAACCCCACCAAGTTCGAGCTCGCCTTCAACCTGAAGACGGCAAGGGCGATCGGCGTCACCATCCCCGCCCACCTGCTTGCCACCGCGAACGACGTCATCGAATAGGCTGGTAGTCTGCGCTCGCGCGTTTTCAAGAGCCTCCTTCCAGATACTTAATTCCCGTGGTTCCCGCTCCGTACTTCTTGTGGAGGGATCGGCAAGCGCCGACGTGAAATCGTGCCGCTGAACCGGTAGGGTAGCGATACCGACCAATGGGAGGCTGCGGGGAAGGCGTTTTCCCGCCTTGGAGGAGCTATGAGCGGTTTCGATATTTTCGCGATTGTTCTGGTGTTGCTTGTCATCGTCACGCTGGTTGCCGGTGTGAAGACAGTGCCGCAGGGCTATGACTGGACCATCGAGCGGTTCGGCAAATACACCCAGACCCTGAGCCCCGGGCTCAATCTGATCGTGCCCTATTTCGATCGCGTCGGACGCAAGATCAACATGATGGAGCAGGTGATCGATATCCCCGAGCAGGAGGTGATCACCAAGGACAACGCCACCGTGACGGTGGACGGCGTCGCCTTCTTCCAGGTGTTCGACGCCGCGAAGGCGAGCTATGAGGTTGCCAACCTCACCCAGGCGATCACGGTCCTGACCATGACCAACATCCGTTCGGTGATGGGCTCGATGGATCTCGACCAGGTGCTGTCGCATCGCGATGAGATCAACGAGCGCCTGTTGCGCGTGGTCGACGCCGCGGTCTCGCCCTGGGGCGTCAAGGTCAACCGCATCGAGATCAAGGACATCGTGCCCCCGGCCGACCTCGTCGAGGCGATGGGCCGGCAAATGAAGGCCGAGCGCGTCAAGCGCGCCGACATTCTAGCCGCCGAAGGTCAGCGCCAGTCCGAGATCCTGCGCGCAGAGGGCGCCAAGCAGGGGCAGATCCTTCAGGCCGAAGGCCGTCGCGAGGCCGCCTTCCGCGATGCCGAGGCGCGCGAGCGCCTCGCCGAAGCCGAGGCCAAGGCGACCCAGGCGGTGTCGGAAGCGATCGCCAAGGGCGACGTTGCCGCGTTGAACTATTTCATCGCCGACAAATATATCAAGGCGTTCGGCCAGTTCGCGGAGGCGCCGAACCAGAAGATCATCATGTTGCCGATGGAAGCCGTGAGTCTGCTCGGCTCGCTCGCCGGCATCGGCGAGATCGCCAAGGCGACCTTCGGCGAAAGCGCGGTGTCCGCGGTCGCGGCCGCCCGCCCGCGGCTCGGTGCCGTCGTCAGGCCCGACGCCGCCCGTTGTGCCGCAGCAATAGGATTCGGCGCATGACCCGGAAGAGTGGACGCCGGTTTTTCCTCGCGGCAAACGCGGAATGCGTTTGCGCGGAGGTCATGCGCCACTTCAAAGAGGTCGTGTCATGACCGACATGTTCGTTTCGCTCGGCACCTGGAACTGGCTGATCTTCGGCTTCATCCTGATGGCGCTGGAGGTCATTGCGCCGGGCGTATTCCTGTTCTGGCTTGGGCTAGCGGCCCTGCTGGTCGGACTCGTCTCGTTTGCCATTCATCCATCCTGGCAGGCGCAGCTCGTGATGTTCGCGGTGTTCGCCGCAGCCGCGGTGCCGGTGTGGCGCCGGCTCGCGCGGCCGAAGATGGATGCAAGCGCGAGCCCGTTCCTGAACAAGCGCACCGAGGCGCTTCTGGGCCGCGAGTTCACGCTGGAGAAGCCGATCATCGACGGCAGCGGCACCGTGCGCATCGGCGACACGGTCTGGCGCGTCGCCGGTCCCGACACGCCAGCCGGCACACGGGTGAGGGTGGTGCAGGTCGATGGCGCGAATCTGACCGTGGCCGCGGCGTGAGGACTTCTTCGCCTCTCCCCGCTTGCGGGGAGAGGCCGGATTGCATCGAAGATGCAATCCGGGTGAGGGGGAGCTTCCGCGAGTCTATCTTTCAGCGTGTTTGCGGACGCAGCCCCTCACCCCAACCCTCTCCCCGTAAGAACGGGAGAGAGAGAAGACCGATGTCAGCACTTCCTCCACCTCTCCGCAAACTTGTGCAGCGGCATGAAAGTCTCGCACAGCTCGCGCCCGAGCGGCGTCAGGCCGTAGCCGCCGGCTTCGCCCAGCTCCACGAACCCCGCCTCGCGCAATTCGCTTAAGCGCGCCTGCAGCACCGTCGGTGAGGCCTCGTCGCAGGCGGTGCGCAGCGCGCGCGAGGTGAGGGGTTCGCCGCGTAACTCCCACAATATCCGCAAGCTCCAGCGCCGGCCCAGAAGGTCGAGCAGCGCCATGATCGGCCGGCCCGTGCGCGAGCCGCGCACGCGGCGGTCCCCTGATGCGGTCTGTTTCGCCATCGCGGCCCTCTTGCGTCCTGCTACAGATAATGTAGCTTATTGCTACAGTAATTGTAGCAAGGAGGCGGCCAATGTCTTCTGCCATGTCATCCCCGATGCCGCGCATCGCACCGCTCGAGGCGCCTTATCCCCCGGAGATCCAGGCGCAGCTCGACCGCATCATGCGCGGCGCGCCGCCGCTGATGCTGTTCCGGGTGATGGCGGGTCATGAGCGCGCCTGGAACAAGTTCCGCGCCGGCGGCCTGCTCGATCCCGGGCCGCTCTCGTTGCGCCAGCGCGAGATCGTCATCGACCGCACCTGCGCGCTGAACAAATGCGAATATGAATGGGGCGTGCATGTCGCGATCTTTGCGGCGCCGGCCGGTCTTACCGGCGACGAGGTCCGCGCCACAGTGCTGGGGGATGCGACCTCAGCGTGTTGGTCGCCGGCCGAGCAGGCGCTGATCGCCGCCGTCGACGCATTGCATCGCCACGCGACGCTTGGCGATGCGGAGTTTGCCGCGCTGTCGGCGCATTATGACGAGGCGCAGATCCTGGAGATCATGCTGCTGTGCGGCTTCTATCGCACGGTGTCGTATCTGGCGAACGGCCTGCGGCTGCCGCTGGAGGAGAACGCGGCGCGGTTTCCGCAGGTCTAACCGCCCATCATTGCGAGCGTAGCGAAGCAATCCAGAGTCTTTCCGCAGGGGACGGTCTGGATTGCTTCGCTACGCTCGCAATGACGGAGGGGAGGCGCCTCTGCGCCACATCTCCGCTGTCATTCCGGGCTCGTGCCCACGAGGGCGCGCCCCGGAATGACGAGGTTGAGGCAGCGCGCCTTACGCCACACCTGCCCGCAATAGATCGTGCAGGTGCACGATGCCGACGACCTTGTTCGCTTCGGTCACGATCAGCGTCGTGATCTTGCGCGCGTTCAGCACCTCGAGCATCTCGGTGGCGAGCATCGTAGGCGGCACGGTCTTGGGCTGGCTGGTCATGATGTCGTCGACCGAGGCCGTCAGCAGATCCGGCCGCATGTGACGGCGCAGGTCGCCGTCGGTGATGATGCCCGCGACCTCGTTCGCCTCGTTGACGATGCAGACGCACCCCAAACCTTTTGCCGACATCTCGACGACTGCCTCGGACATCTTGGTGCCGACCGGCTTCACCGGGATCTCCGCACCCGTGCGCATGTAGTCACGAACGAATTTCAGCATGGCACCCAGCTTGCCGCCGGGGTGGAAATGCGCGAATTCGAGCGCGGTGAAGCCGCGTCCCTCGAGCAGCGCGATCGCGAGCGCGTCGCCGATCGCGGCCTGCATCAGCGTCGACGTGGTCGGCGCCAGATTGTGCGGGCAGGCCTCGCGTGCCTTCGGCAACTCGATCACGATGTCGGCGGCCTGGCCGAGCGAGGAGGCGGGGTTCGACGTCACCGCGAGCATGGGAATGGCGAAACGCGCCGAATAATTCACGATGTTCTTCATCTCCGGCTGCTCGCCGGACCAGGACAGCGCCATGATGACGTCGTCGGTCGTGATCATGCCGAGGTCGCCATGGCCGGCTTCGGCCGCGTGGACGAAGAAGGCCGGAGTGCCGGTCGAGGCCAGCGTCGCCGCGATCTTGCGCGCCATGTGGCCGGACTTGCCGAGCCCGGTGACGATGACGCGGCCCTTGGCCTGCCGGATCAACTCGACCGCGGCGGCGAAAGTCGCGCCCAGCGGTCCCTTGAGGGCCGCGGCAAGCGCGTTGATGCCGCCGCTCTCCGTCTCCAGCGTGCGGAGCGCGGATTCGACGCTGGCGGGTGTGGGGCCGGATGATGGGGTCATCAGCGGTTTCGAACTCGACATATCCTGATCCAGGGAGGTGGGGCGTGATTTGCCCGTCGGTGCCTCCTTAGCATGCCGCCGCCCGTGAGGCGACGCGGCCCAAACCGCTCAACGGGTCATTAACCATAATTGTTTTAACTCCATTAACGATGGTTCCCGCCGCCCGGCGGTTAGCCGTCAAGGAAGTATCTGATTTCGTTGGGGTAATTCCATCGTGAGGTCGCCTCCAGGTAGAGGCCGGAGCCGTCGCGCGCATCTCTTTCGCGCCGCTTTGCCATGCCTGATGCTGACCGCGCTGGAGAGCCGACCTGCGGCTGCCCAGACCCTCACGCCCGACCTGTTCAATCCTACCCGCGGCGGCTTCGCCTCGCCCGACACGCTGCCAACGCGTCGTACGGCCGGTGTCGTCCAGGCACCCTCGGACGCGTTGCCAGCGCTGCCCGATCCCAACGCCGACCCGCGCAAGAGCCCGCAGACGCCGGCGACCTCGCGCGTCGGCCAAATCCCTACTTATCAGGTCCCGACCTACGGGCTGCCCGCCGCTACCGGCGCGGCCAGCTCCGGCTACGACTCGCTCAATCGCAAGCGTCAGCAGCCCAAACTCTATCCGGGGCAGCCGAAGCCGAAGCGTTCGCCCGGGCCCGGCACGCCGGCACCTGCCGCGACGCCATCAACCTGGCTCGGCCCGGCGCGTATCGCCCCTCCGCCATCCGAGGCCGCGCACAAGTCACCGACGCCGCCGGCGATGACCGGCGCCGTGCCCGGCCAGCCCCTGCGCCGCCGCCTCAGGGCCGATGACGATCCGTTTGGCCCGGTCGGCGACTATGCCGGCAGCTTCCTGATCAAGGGCGCGCTCGAGCTCTCCGGCGGCTACGACACCAATCCGGCCCGCCTCAACAAGCCGGTCGGCTCGCCGGTCTATGTGGTCGCGCCTGAACTGCTCGTGATGTCCGACTGGGAGCGGCACGCGCTGGTCGCGGATTTGCGAGGCTCCTTCTCGGGCTATGGCAACCAGATGCCGGCGACGATCGACGGCCTTGCCTCACCGGCGCCGGTCGACATCGACCGCCCCGATTTCACCGGCCATGTCGATGGCCGCCTCGACGTCGACCGCGACTTCAAGCTGACCTCGCAGCTCCGCCTGCGGGTCGCGACCGACAATCCCGGCAGCCCGAACGTTCAGGCGGGCCTGCAGAAATATCCGATCTATGCCAGCTATGGCGGCACCTTCGGCTTCGACCAGACCTTCAACCGTCTCCAGGTCGCCGCCGGCGCCACCATCGATCGCACCGCCTATACCAACTCCAAGCTCACCGACGGCACGGTGTCGAGCAATGACGACCGCGACTTCAACCAGTATGGCGGCGTCGGGCGCATCTCTTACGAGCTCAAGCCGGGCCTGAAGCCGTTCGTCGAGATCGAGGGTGACAGCCGCGTGCACGACCAGTCCCCGGACCGCAACGGCTACTTCCGCGATTCATCCGGCGGCTACGCCAAGGTCGGCTCGTCGTTCGAGTTCAGCCGAATCCTCATCGGCGAAATCTCGGTCGGCTATTCCGCGCGCAACTATGTCGACCCGCGCCTCAGCCAGCTCTCGGGCTTTTTGACCGCGGGCTCGCTGATCTGGAACGCGAGTGGGCTGACGACAGTGAAATTCTTCACCGACACCCAGATCGCGGAGACCACGATCCCCGGCTCCTCCGGCGTGCTGGTGCGCACCTATTCGACCGAGGTCGATCACGACTTCCGCCGCTGGCTCACCGCCGTCGGCAAGTTCACCTACGGCACGTACGACTACCAGGGCCAGAACCGCAACGACAAGACCTACTCGCTCGAAGGCAATTTGATCTACAAGCTCAACCGCAGCCTCTGGATCAAGGGCACGCTGCGCCACGACATCCTGGATTCGAACCAGCCGGGATCGAGCTCGCAGGGGACCGTGATGATGGTGGGGGTGAGGCTGCAGAATTGAGCGTGGCGGCCGATGGGCACTGGCGGAGCCAGGCCTCCGGTGTCGTCCTGGCGAAAGCCAGGAAGACACTGGACTGCTTGTCTGCCTTAGAGTTCATAGGCTCGCGCCAAACTCAGCGCGGCAGATCCGTCTTCCCCATCAGGAACGTGTCGATCGAGCGGGCGCAGAGCCGGCCTTCGCGGATCGCCCAGACGACCAGCGACTGGCCGCGGCGCATGTCGCCGGCGGAGAACACGTTCGGGCGCGAGGTCTGGTAGTCGAGCGTGTTGGCCTTGACGTTGCCGCGCGGATCGAGATCGACCGAGAGCAGCTTGAGCAGGCCCTCGTGCACCGGGTGGACGAAGCCCATCGCGAGCAGGATCAGTTCGGCGTCGAGCTCGAACTCGGTGCCGGGAAGCGGTTTGAACTTGTCGTCGACGCGCACGCAGTGCAGCTTCTTGACCTTGCCGTTCTCGCCGGAAAATTTTTGGGTCAGCACGGCGTATTCGCGGACCGCGCCTTCGGCCTGGCTGGACGAGGTGCGCATCTTGAGCGGCCAGTTCGGCCAGGTCAGGCCCTTGTTCTCGCGCTCGGGCGGGGCGGGCATGATCTCGAGCTGGGTCACGGAGAGCGCGCCCTGGCGCAGCGAGGTGCCGATGCAGTCGCTGCCGGTGTCGCCGCCGCCGATGACGACGACATGCTTGCCGCCGGCGAGGATCTCTGCGACGCCGTTCAGCGGCTCATTGGAGACGCGGCGGTTCTGCTGCGGCAGGAAGTCCATCGCGTAATGGATGCCGGACAGCTCGCGGCCGGGGATCGGCAGATCGCGCGGGGCTTCCGCGCCGCCGGTCAGCGCGATCGCGTCATACTGGTTGAGCATCTCGCGCGGATCGACGTTGCCGTCGGCGCCGACATGGCTGTTGTAGTGGAAGGTGACGCCTTCGCCTTCCATCTGCTTGACGCGGCGATCGATGATGCCCTTCTCCATCTTGAAGTCGGGAATGCCGTAGCGGAGGAGGCCGCCGGCCTTGGCGTACTTCTCGTAGAGATGGACGTCGTGGCCGGCGCGCGCGAGCTGCTGCGCGCAGGCCATGCCGGCCGGGCCCGAGCCGATCACGGCGACCTTCTTGCCGGTCTTCTCGGACGCGACCTCCGGCTTTAGCCAGCCATTGTCCCAGGCGCGGTCGACGATCGCGCATTCGATAGTCTTGATGGTGACGGGGTTGTCGTCGATGTTGAGCGTGCAGGACGCTTCGCACGGCGCAGGGCAGATGCGGCCCGTGAACTCCGGAAAATTGTTGGTCGAGTGCAGGTTGCGCGAGGCCTCTTCCCAGTTGTCCTGATAGACGAGGTCGTTGAAGTCGGGGATCTGGTTGTTGACGGGACAGCCGGGCGTGCCGGGCGCCACCGAGCCGGTGCCGTGGCAATAGGGAATGCCGCAATTCATGCAGCGCGCGGCCTGGTCGCGCGTTTCCTTCTCGGTCAAGGGAACGACGAACTCGTTGAAGTGCTTCAAACGCTCGGTGACCGGGGTGTACTTGCGGTCATGCCGTTCGATTTCGAGAAAACCCGTGATCTTGCCCATTAAACCCGAAGTCCCTGCCGCTTAATCCGTCTGTTGTTTGTTCACCGTCATTGCGAGGAGCGGAGCGACGAAGCAATCCAGGCTATCGCCCGAGGAGAGGTGCAGGATCGCTTCGCTGCGCTCGCAATGACAGGTTCTGATGTCTACGCCCCGATCGCGATCTTCGGCTCGGCGTCCGCGTTGGCGGCCATTTCGCGCAGCGCGCGCCGGTATTCGACCGGCATCACCTTGCGGAACTTCGGCAGCCATTCCTTCCAGTTGGCAAGGATGTCGGCAGCGCGCTTGGAGCCGGTCGCTTTCGCATGGCGCGTGATCAGGACGTGCAGCCGCTCGACGTCGGAGTCGAGCAGGTTGGCGAACACGTCGACCCGGCCATGGGACT
The DNA window shown above is from Bradyrhizobium sp. CB1650 and carries:
- the hemH gene encoding ferrochelatase, with translation MTTVVPIETAKPAVQASPPRVGVLLINLGTPDTADAPGVRVYLKEFLSDPRVIEDQGLVWKFVLNGIILRRRPHTKALDYRKIWNNEQNESPLKTITRSQSDKLASALSDSGHVVVDWAMRYGNPSIRSGIEALIAKGCERVLAVPLYPQYSASTSATVCDEVFRVLSRLRAQPTLRVTPPYYEDEAYIEALATSIEAHLATLPFKPELIVASFHGMPKAYVDKGDPYQAHCIATTEALRRRLGMGASKLLLTFQSRFGNDEWLQPYTDKTMERLAKEGVRRIAVVTPGFAADCLETLEEIAQENAEIFKHNGGEQFAAIPCLNDSEAGMEVIRTLVLRELQGWI
- a CDS encoding ABC transporter substrate-binding protein, which codes for MNRREVLALLGTITALPRAALAQQPNTTRRLGVLSVTADDDAAGQTRSAILVEALAAHGWKEQANLRIDWRSGGGDRERIARLADELVALKPDILLAVGTPSVEELHRRTATTPIVFAVVTDPVSQGFVKNLARPGGNITGFTDYDGPMAGKWLEMLTQITPKVSRALVVYNPATAPFAGLMLQTIEDAGRSLRVTVEAAPLHDAASIAALASRRDGGLLVLPDFFTMANRAHLLAAITEARVPAVFWSTTFVAEGGLMSYSTDSAEQVRRAASYIDRILRGAQPADLPVQNPTKFELAFNLKTARAIGVTIPAHLLATANDVIE
- a CDS encoding NfeD family protein, whose translation is MTDMFVSLGTWNWLIFGFILMALEVIAPGVFLFWLGLAALLVGLVSFAIHPSWQAQLVMFAVFAAAAVPVWRRLARPKMDASASPFLNKRTEALLGREFTLEKPIIDGSGTVRIGDTVWRVAGPDTPAGTRVRVVQVDGANLTVAAA
- a CDS encoding helix-turn-helix domain-containing protein; translation: MAKQTASGDRRVRGSRTGRPIMALLDLLGRRWSLRILWELRGEPLTSRALRTACDEASPTVLQARLSELREAGFVELGEAGGYGLTPLGRELCETFMPLHKFAERWRKC
- a CDS encoding carboxymuconolactone decarboxylase family protein, with the protein product MSSPMPRIAPLEAPYPPEIQAQLDRIMRGAPPLMLFRVMAGHERAWNKFRAGGLLDPGPLSLRQREIVIDRTCALNKCEYEWGVHVAIFAAPAGLTGDEVRATVLGDATSACWSPAEQALIAAVDALHRHATLGDAEFAALSAHYDEAQILEIMLLCGFYRTVSYLANGLRLPLEENAARFPQV
- a CDS encoding KpsF/GutQ family sugar-phosphate isomerase, with protein sequence MSSSKPLMTPSSGPTPASVESALRTLETESGGINALAAALKGPLGATFAAAVELIRQAKGRVIVTGLGKSGHMARKIAATLASTGTPAFFVHAAEAGHGDLGMITTDDVIMALSWSGEQPEMKNIVNYSARFAIPMLAVTSNPASSLGQAADIVIELPKAREACPHNLAPTTSTLMQAAIGDALAIALLEGRGFTALEFAHFHPGGKLGAMLKFVRDYMRTGAEIPVKPVGTKMSEAVVEMSAKGLGCVCIVNEANEVAGIITDGDLRRHMRPDLLTASVDDIMTSQPKTVPPTMLATEMLEVLNARKITTLIVTEANKVVGIVHLHDLLRAGVA
- a CDS encoding outer membrane beta-barrel protein; the encoded protein is MRSPPGRGRSRRAHLFRAALPCLMLTALESRPAAAQTLTPDLFNPTRGGFASPDTLPTRRTAGVVQAPSDALPALPDPNADPRKSPQTPATSRVGQIPTYQVPTYGLPAATGAASSGYDSLNRKRQQPKLYPGQPKPKRSPGPGTPAPAATPSTWLGPARIAPPPSEAAHKSPTPPAMTGAVPGQPLRRRLRADDDPFGPVGDYAGSFLIKGALELSGGYDTNPARLNKPVGSPVYVVAPELLVMSDWERHALVADLRGSFSGYGNQMPATIDGLASPAPVDIDRPDFTGHVDGRLDVDRDFKLTSQLRLRVATDNPGSPNVQAGLQKYPIYASYGGTFGFDQTFNRLQVAAGATIDRTAYTNSKLTDGTVSSNDDRDFNQYGGVGRISYELKPGLKPFVEIEGDSRVHDQSPDRNGYFRDSSGGYAKVGSSFEFSRILIGEISVGYSARNYVDPRLSQLSGFLTAGSLIWNASGLTTVKFFTDTQIAETTIPGSSGVLVRTYSTEVDHDFRRWLTAVGKFTYGTYDYQGQNRNDKTYSLEGNLIYKLNRSLWIKGTLRHDILDSNQPGSSSQGTVMMVGVRLQN
- a CDS encoding glutamate synthase subunit beta yields the protein MGKITGFLEIERHDRKYTPVTERLKHFNEFVVPLTEKETRDQAARCMNCGIPYCHGTGSVAPGTPGCPVNNQIPDFNDLVYQDNWEEASRNLHSTNNFPEFTGRICPAPCEASCTLNIDDNPVTIKTIECAIVDRAWDNGWLKPEVASEKTGKKVAVIGSGPAGMACAQQLARAGHDVHLYEKYAKAGGLLRYGIPDFKMEKGIIDRRVKQMEGEGVTFHYNSHVGADGNVDPREMLNQYDAIALTGGAEAPRDLPIPGRELSGIHYAMDFLPQQNRRVSNEPLNGVAEILAGGKHVVVIGGGDTGSDCIGTSLRQGALSVTQLEIMPAPPERENKGLTWPNWPLKMRTSSSQAEGAVREYAVLTQKFSGENGKVKKLHCVRVDDKFKPLPGTEFELDAELILLAMGFVHPVHEGLLKLLSVDLDPRGNVKANTLDYQTSRPNVFSAGDMRRGQSLVVWAIREGRLCARSIDTFLMGKTDLPR